A genomic segment from Chloroflexota bacterium encodes:
- the pth gene encoding aminoacyl-tRNA hydrolase — translation MILTPEDPTRWLIVGLGNPEKRYAANRHNVGFHVLDRIAAKTGVSVSDRRFNGWFGKATVGRNTMLLLKPTTFMNSSGSAVAAAARFYKIPSDNIAVVYDDIDLEFARLRLRAGGSHGGHRGVESVIDALGHREFVRLRIGVGRPPAGMDPIVHVLSDFLPEEQPEIEKTIERTVEAALSLVSEGLEKTMTRFNSRAKAAAQTSSCKEPQPAAPPEA, via the coding sequence ATGATTCTCACACCGGAAGACCCCACCCGCTGGCTCATCGTCGGGCTGGGTAATCCAGAGAAGAGATATGCCGCCAACCGCCATAACGTCGGCTTTCACGTGCTCGACCGCATTGCGGCCAAGACCGGCGTATCCGTCTCGGACCGGCGCTTTAACGGCTGGTTTGGTAAAGCGACGGTGGGCCGGAATACCATGCTGCTTCTCAAACCGACTACTTTCATGAACTCGAGCGGCTCTGCCGTCGCCGCGGCGGCGCGATTCTATAAGATCCCATCGGACAACATTGCGGTGGTCTACGACGATATAGACCTGGAGTTCGCGCGTCTGCGCCTCCGCGCCGGCGGTAGCCACGGCGGGCATCGCGGCGTCGAATCAGTCATTGACGCATTGGGCCACCGCGAATTCGTGCGCCTGCGCATCGGCGTGGGACGTCCGCCGGCAGGAATGGACCCAATTGTCCATGTGCTCAGCGATTTCTTGCCGGAAGAGCAGCCCGAGATCGAAAAGACGATAGAGCGGACAGTGGAAGCCGCGCTGAGCCTTGTTTCTGAGGGTCTAGAAAAGACTATGACGCGCTTCAATAGCCGCGCCAAGGCAGCCGCTCAGACGAGCTCTTGTAAAGAGCCGCAGCCGGCAGCGCCGCCGGAGGCGTAG